From the Mangifera indica cultivar Alphonso chromosome 10, CATAS_Mindica_2.1, whole genome shotgun sequence genome, one window contains:
- the LOC123226667 gene encoding hydroxyproline O-galactosyltransferase GALT2-like, which produces MKRIKSEASTVRRFRLPHLLLGIGILYLVFIAFKFPQFLEIAVMLSQDDNYAGLNGDIGDNGDLDLSKPFLSSVYKDTFHRKLEDNENQEAPLMPSKVHLEKGKGGSKPIKPLQFRYGRITGEIMKRRSRTNELSVLERMASEAWTIGLKAWEEVDKVDVKEVVKSDVFEGKPESCPSWISKSGEELASGDRLMFLPCGLAAGSSITVVGTPHYAHQEFVPQLTRMRGGDGIVKVSQFMFELQGLKSVVGEDPPKILHLNPRLKGDWSRRPVIEHNTCYRMQWGSAQRCDGLPSKKDDDMLVDGLLRCEKWMRNDIVDSKDSKTASWFKRFIGREQKPEVTWPFPFSEGRLFVLTVRAGVDGFHISVGGRHVTSFPYRMGFTLEDATGLAIKGDVDVHSVYATNLPASHPSFSLQRVLEMSPKWKADSLRRSPVQLFIGILSATNHFAERMSIRKTWMQSSAIKHSNVAARFFVALNPRKEVNAVLKKEAAYFGDIIILPFMDRYELVVLKTIAICEFGIQNVTAAYVMKCDDDTFVRVDTVLKEINGISQKSSLYMGNLNFVHRPLRSGKWAVTYEEWPEEVYPPYANGPGYVISSDIAKFISSKHSNQSLKLFKMEDVSMGMWVEQFNSTKPVQYSHSWKFCQYGCMEGYYTAHYQSPRQMICLWDKLVRGRAQCCNLR; this is translated from the exons ATGAAGAGAATTAAAAGTGAGGCCAGTACTGTTAGGAGGTTTAGATTGCCGCATTTGTTGTTGGGTATAGGCATATTATACTTAGTTTTTATAGCATTTAAATTCCCTCAATTTTTGGAAATTGCGGTTATGTTGAGTCAAGATGATAATTATGCCGGGTTGAATGGAGACATTGGGGATAATGGAGATTTGGATTTGAGTAAGCCTTTTCTTAGTTCTGTTTATAAAGATACGTTTCACCGAAAACTAGAAGATAATGAAAATCAAGAGGCACCATTAATGCCGAGCAAGGTGCATCTGGAGAAGGGAAAAGGTGGGTCAAAACCTATAAAGCCACTTCAGTTCAGATATGGTCGAATAACAGGTGAGATTATGAAGCGAAGGAGTAGGACTAATGAGTTGTCAGTTCTTGAGAGAATGGCAAGTGAGGCATGGACAATAGGACTGAAGGCATGGGAAGAAGTCGATAAGGTTGATGTCAAGGAAGTTGTTAAGAGTGATGTTTTTGAGGGGAAGCCTGAGTCTTGTCCTTCTTGGATATCTAAAAGTGGAGAAGAGTTGGCAAGTGGGGACAGGTTAATGTTTCTTCCTTGTGGGCTTGCTGCTGGATCTTCTATTACAGTGGTGGGAACTCCTCACTATGCTCATCAAGAGTTTGTGCCCCAGCTTACAAGAATGAGGGGTGGTGATGGGATTGTTAAGGTTTCACAATTCATGTTTGAATTGCAAGGATTGAAATCAGTTGTTGGGGAGGATCCACCAAAAATTCTACATTTGAATCCTCGACTGAAAGGAGATTGGAGCCGTCGGCCAGTCATTGAGCACAATACATGCTATAGAATGCAATGGGGGTCAGCTCAGAGATGTGATGGTTTACCATCCAAGAAAGATGATGACATGCTTG TTGATGGACTTCTAAGATGTGAAAAGTGGATGCGGAATGATATTGTAGACTCAAAGGACTCCAAAACAGCCTCTTGGTTTAAGCGATTTATAGGGCGTGAGCAGAAACCAGAAGTTACCTGGCCATTTCCTTTTTCTGAGGGTCGACTCTTTGTCCTGACAGTGCGAGCTGGTGTTGATGGATTCCATATTAGTGTTGGGGGACGTCATGTGACTTCATTCCCTTATCGAATG GGATTTACACTTGAAGATGCAACAGGTCTAGCAATCAAAGGAGATGTGGATGTTCATTCAGTTTATGCAACCAATCTTCCAGCCTCTCATCCAAGTTTCTCACTTCAAAGAGTTCTGGAAATGTCACCAAAGTGGAAAGCAGATTCTTTACGTAGAAGTCCTGTTCAACTCTTTATTGGAATTCTGTCTGCTACTAATCACTTTGCAGAACGCATGTCAATTAGGAAAACTTGGATGCAATCTTCAGCAATCAAACATTCAAATGTAGCTGCCCGTTTCTTTGTTGCACTG aatccaagaaaggaggTGAACGCTGTGCTGAAGAAGGAAGCTGCATACTTTGGTGACATTATCATATTGCCTTTTATGGATCGATATGAACTTGTGGTTCTTAAAACCATTGCCATTTGTGAGTTTGGG ATTCAGAATGTGACAGCGGCTTATGTCATGAAATGTGATGATGACACATTTGTTAGGGTGGATACTGTCTTGAAAGAAATCAATGGCATCTCTCAAAAGAGTTCTCTTTATATGGGCAATCTCAACTTCGTACATCGTCCTTTGCGAAGTGGGAAATGGGCAGTCACTTATGAG GAGTGGCCAGAAGAAGTATACCCTCCCTATGCCAATGGACCTGGATATGTTATTTCCAGTGATATTGCCAAGTTTATCAGCTCCAAACACAGCAATCAGAGCCTAAAG CTGTTCAAGATGGAGGATGTGAGTATGGGAATGTGGGTTGAACAATTTAACAGCACAAAGCCTGTACAATACTCACACAGCTGGAAGTTTTGTCAATATGGATGCATGGAAGGTTATTACACTGCTCATTACCAATCGCCAAGACAGATGATCTGTCTCTGGGACAAGCTGGTGCGAGGTCGGGCTCAATGCTGCAACTTAAGGTGA